One window of Channa argus isolate prfri chromosome 4, Channa argus male v1.0, whole genome shotgun sequence genomic DNA carries:
- the tmem60 gene encoding transmembrane protein 60 — protein MKMSLAQRVLLSWIFALIFLIMLVLKLDSKIHWNWFLIFLPVWTFDTILILMLIVKMAGRCKPDFDPRDGEQSLKRRLWYLTALLLKVAFCLTLCSCLERLTDMRVSVVCVPLWVLLFGALLELGHSVFHYRRD, from the coding sequence ATGAAGATGTCCCTGGCCCAGCGAGTTCTCCTATCCTGGATCTTTGCACTGATCTTCCTTATCATGCTGGTTCTCAAGCTGGACTCCAAAATCCATTGGAACTggttcctcatcttcctccctgTGTGGACTTTTGACACAATCCTTATCCTCATGCTGATCGTGAAGATGGCAGGGCGCTGCAAGCCAGATTTTGACCCCAGGGATGGAGAGCAGAGCCTGAAGAGAAGGTTGTGGTACCTGACAGCTCTACTTCTGAAGGTGGCTTTCTGTCTGACACTGTGCTCCTGCCTAGAGAGGCTCACTGACATGCGGGTCAGTGTGGTGTGTGTCCCACTGTGGGTGCTGCTGTTTGGTGCTTTATTAGAGCTGGGACACAGTGTTTTCCACTACAGAAGGGACTGA